One window of Amyelois transitella isolate CPQ chromosome 7, ilAmyTran1.1, whole genome shotgun sequence genomic DNA carries:
- the LOC106139757 gene encoding endocuticle structural protein SgAbd-6-like produces the protein MRTPGSSPEWLLTVCLVLSLSAIGAIAEPKVEILRSNVENDGLGNYEFWYEQSDGTKRWQTGVLKQNSNGQPFVYTTGGYAYYDQLTGVLHTINFVADENGYHPTYSEESPPAAAPPRFAQAAAGG, from the exons ATGCGtactccgggctcctctccagagtgg TTGCTAACAGTTTGCCTGGTGCTGTCACTATCAGCGATCGGCGCGATCGCCGAGCCCAAAGTTGAAATATTACGATCAAACGTTGAAAACGATGGCCTTGGAAATTACGAGTTTTG GTACGAACAATCAGACGGGACCAAAAGATGGCAAACTGGCGTTCTAAAACAGAACAGCAACGGTCAACCCTTCGTCTACACGACTGGAGGATATGCATACTACGACCAATTGACAGGCGTTTTACACACAATCAATTTTGTCGCTGATGAAAACGGTTATCACCCAACTTATTCCGAAGAAAGCCCGCCCGCGGCTGCACCGCCACGGTTTGCGCAAGCAGCAGCTGGTGGATAA